A stretch of DNA from Synechococcus sp. JA-3-3Ab:
CTGAGATAGAGCGATAATCTGCCCCCAAAACTCCCTCTAGGTTTTCGCCGGCCTGCCAAGCATATTGAAGCTGGGATCCCCAGCCATTGCGCAAGATGACGTCGCGGGATCCCTGGCTTTGCGGAGCGCTGAAGCGGTAGTTGAGATCGTCCAAAAAGACTCTTGCCTGCAGGGATCCTGTTTCCTGAGTCCACAGCCAACTGAGATCCAGCAGCAGATCGTTGGTGTTTTGCTCTGCGTCGGGAGAGGGAAACTCTACACTACCGGGCACGCGAAAGGCTTTGTTGAGGTAGAGGGCGTTGGCTGTTAGGACTTGATCTTCGGCCAGTTGCCAGGTGAGCTTGGCCTGCAAGTTGTGGTACTCCACCGCCGAGTTTTCCCGCCTGCCTGACTTGCCCAGCCGCTCAATGGCAAAGGGAAAGTCGTTGTTACTTTGCAGACGGCGATAGCTGAGCACCCAGCCCAGATCCTGGGCTTGGCCGCGACTTTGGATCCCTTGCTCATTGAGACCGTAGCTGCCGACCGCCGCTTCCAGCACCGTCTCCGTTTCTGGCTGCGGCTCCACCGTGACGATGTTGATCACGCCGCCAACGGCGTCTGAGCCGTACAGGGTAGAGCCGCCGCCGGGGGAGACTTCAATTCGCTCGACGACATCGGTGGTGATTTGCGAGAGGTCAAACCCCCCGAAAAAACCCAGATCGTTGAGAGGGCGGCCATCCAAGAGCACCAATACCTGCGCCGTTCGCGCCCCTCGCATGAATTGAGAGCTAAGAGCTCCCAACTGAGTTCCCGCTGTGCCATCGCTGAGGATCCCGGGCAAGTAGCGCAGGGCTTCCTGCACCGTCCTTGCCCCTTGCTGGCGCATCTGCTGGCGGGTGATGACATAGACTGGGCGGGAAGACTCTCGCAGCAGGCCGGGACGGCGAAACGGGGTGGTGACGGGTTGATTCAAAATCTCGGCGCTGAGGCCGGTATCCAAGATTGCCTGCCCCCAGGCCGGGATCCCCAAACTCAAGATCCCCAGCCCAAGGCTGAGACATACAGTTACTTTCATCCGGTTGCTCCTGCTTCCGTGCGACGCGGAAGGGCTAAGCTTTGAGCCAAAGCCGCAGGCGGGCATCCTGACTGAGGGCCTCAGCCCATCACAGTTGCGGCACAGCGCCGGATTTGCACCGGACTTTCCCCATTGCTTGCCCTGGCTGATCCCCAGGACAACCTGACGGCACGGCTTTCCTCCCCATTGCTCTGGAAAAAGCCGTGCTAGGCATCATACATTCCCTGCTGGGGAGTTCCTATCCTGCCGGGGGGGATCCCTGGGCAGTGAGGTCAACGGAAGATCATCTCCGCCACCGCGTCAAAGCCGGCGTCCAACAGCCGATCCAAGACTGACTGGGCCTGGCTGCGGCTGTCGTAGAGGCCGGCCTGCAGCACCCTCCTGCCGTTGAACACGGTCTCCACCGCTTCGGGGACGAGCTGCCGCAGCCGCTGCAAATCGTCGCTGCCCTTGGGGGTCACCAGCACACGAAAGCGGGTGGCCGACTCTGCTGGGGCTACCGCCGGTTCTGGAGCCGCGGCAACGGGAACAGGGGGGGTTGTTGGGCTGCTGCCCGCTTGTCGGCGAGCCGGGGGTGGCAGGAGGGTAGTAATATCCGTGAGAGGAGCCACAGATTGCTGGCGGACGGGAGTGGCAGGAGCAGGCTCAACCGGTTGGGCAGGCGTGGTGGAGCCATCGGGGGTGAAGGGGACGGCAACAAACTCCTGGGGTTGAGCGCCTGCCGGCTGAGGGGGGGCACTGGGCAAAATGCGCCCTCCCGATCCCGCTGCAGGAGGGGGAACGGGGGCAGTCGATTGGGGCACCGTCACCACCGGCAAGGTGGGAGAGGCCGCCGCCGGCTGGGGATCCCTGCTGGGAGCCGGAGGCTCGGCCTGCGGAGGTGTGGGCAGCGTCAAGCCGCCTGCCGCAATGGGTGGCGGGGCGTTGCTGGGCAGCGCAGCCACCGTGGTCTGGCCGGCCAGATCCAGCTCCCCTTTGGTTTTGCCGGCCAGTTGGTTGCCATTGGCGTTGAGGCGCAGGCCGCGGGTGGCGTTGTGGATGTCGTACTGGCCGTTCCCCTCAAAGATGTTGTTGCCGGGATCCGAAGCCGTGCCCAAATCTGGCTGGGCGGTGGTGATAGCTGTCAGGCCAGTCTCCAGGTTGCGGGCAATGAGATTGTTGCGCAGGATGGGACGGGCGCTGCCGCCGACCACAATGCCGGTGCGGTTTTGCAGGATGCGGTTGTTGCGCACAATCGGCGCCGAGCGCTGGTCGATGGTGAGGCCAAAGCCGGTCTCTTGGAAGAGGTTGTTGACAATGGTGGGCTGGGAGGTGCCCAAGACGGAGATGCCGTTGGCCCCGTTTTTGTAGAAGCGGTTGCCTTCTATCCAGGGGTTGGAGGCGCCGGCGATGAAAATGCCGTCGTGGATGCTGCCCACAAAGCTGTTGTTGAGAATGCGCGGGGAAGCCGATTCTACCCAGAGGGCGTAGCCGCGCCGACCCTGGTTGCGCAGGGTAACCCCCCGCACCTCTGAGCCGGTCTCTGCCAGCAGGGCAACGTTTTGCCGGGCCAAGGTCGGGCTCATGTAGGTGCCGCCGCCATCGATCAGGTAGCCCTCTCCCAAGGTGGACTCGTCCCCGCGCAAGATAAGGCCGGCCTTGAGGCGGATGGGGAAGACTTCGCCGCTTTCTGCGCTGTACACCCCCGGCAGAAGCTGGATGATGCTGCCGGCTGGCGCCCGGCTGATGGCATGGGTGATGGTCTTGAAGGGGTTGTTGCGGGATCCATCCCCTTGGGTATCGCTGCCATTGGCGGCATCCACAAAAATGGCGGGGCGGTCGTCCGGCAGCGGCGGCGCTTGGGGCAGGGCCTGCTTCTCCAAAAGGCCGGTGTCCAGGGAAGTTTGCGCCCAACTGGGATCCCTTCCTGCCGCCAGCAGTAAGCTGGTGCTCAACAGCAAAGAGGTGGCCAGTCGCGTCAGCGTCGCGGAGCCGTGACGCTGCAACCGCAAGTCAGGCAGGACTGCTGTAAATTGGTGTTCGCCGGATTTCTGCAGACGGATGAACGATAAGGAAGAGATCATAGGAGTCATCCCCACACCAGGCTGGGCCAGAGAAGGAAGGAGGGTCGAGGCTATCCTACCAAACCTGACAGGCAGGATCCTGCCCTCTTCCCCAACTCCAAATACGGACTGACGCGGGCTTCTTTTTGTAGATCTAACGCTACCCCTAGAGTATACCCTTGCCATGACCGACGAAGCCCTTGCCCGCGAAGGCTCCTCCCAAGAGTTGCCGCTGGCTTCCCTCTCGTCTGGGCGCCCCCTGCTCAACCTGCTGTTGTTGGGGATCCCAGCCCTGCTGCTGCTGCTGGGCCAGTGGGCAGGGCAGCCGGCCCTGGGCTGGGGGGCGGTGCTGGCTTGGCTGGGCCTGGCCGGCTGGTGGGGGCAGCCGCTCTGGGTGCAGATCGGGCGCGACCTCTGGCAGTGGCTGACCACCTGGCCCAGCCTGGGGTGGGCGGCAGCAGCTCTCGGCTTGGCGGTGATGGGAGGATTGGTCTGGAGTGGAGCCTTCTCGGCCCTGGGATCCCTGAGCTGGGAGGCCATCGGGGCTTTGGGCGAGGTGTTCGGGGCTACAGGTCAGATCCTGATCGCCCTCCTGGCCGCCTACATCGCCTGGCGGCAGTACGTCATCTCCCGCGACCTCACCATCCAGCAGAACATCATCACCCAGCAGCAGACCATCGACGCCTACTTCGAGGGCATCTCCAACCTGGTTCTCTCCCCTGACGGGCAGTTGGACGACTGGCCCCTGGAGCGGGCCATTGCGGCCGGGCGCACGGCGGCGCTCCTCAACGGCGTGGATCGCTTTGGC
This window harbors:
- a CDS encoding TonB-dependent receptor; its protein translation is MKVTVCLSLGLGILSLGIPAWGQAILDTGLSAEILNQPVTTPFRRPGLLRESSRPVYVITRQQMRQQGARTVQEALRYLPGILSDGTAGTQLGALSSQFMRGARTAQVLVLLDGRPLNDLGFFGGFDLSQITTDVVERIEVSPGGGSTLYGSDAVGGVINIVTVEPQPETETVLEAAVGSYGLNEQGIQSRGQAQDLGWVLSYRRLQSNNDFPFAIERLGKSGRRENSAVEYHNLQAKLTWQLAEDQVLTANALYLNKAFRVPGSVEFPSPDAEQNTNDLLLDLSWLWTQETGSLQARVFLDDLNYRFSAPQSQGSRDVILRNGWGSQLQYAWQAGENLEGVLGADYRSISARNTTFSFARGSANINYDDTVNQGALFARLDYSPDPQFHLDLGIRQDFSSLANGSATSPAVGIRWAVAEGTTLRASYAGSFRTPLISELFFRLRGFFEVDGNPNLRPERGESLDIGLDQTLGDFGLLRLTFAHNRIRDGITFVSLGPRRGTYENIGLVEYTGLEAALDLRLGENWTLFANYTLNDPIIRAALNPATVGKELAFVGADSFNLGLSYRHEQGWYGSILVHHIGSFFTNNANTESLPGYTTVALRGGIPLAEALSLELGIDNLLDEQYEVFPGYPGVGRTLRVNLRGQF
- a CDS encoding DUF1565 domain-containing protein — its product is MISSLSFIRLQKSGEHQFTAVLPDLRLQRHGSATLTRLATSLLLSTSLLLAAGRDPSWAQTSLDTGLLEKQALPQAPPLPDDRPAIFVDAANGSDTQGDGSRNNPFKTITHAISRAPAGSIIQLLPGVYSAESGEVFPIRLKAGLILRGDESTLGEGYLIDGGGTYMSPTLARQNVALLAETGSEVRGVTLRNQGRRGYALWVESASPRILNNSFVGSIHDGIFIAGASNPWIEGNRFYKNGANGISVLGTSQPTIVNNLFQETGFGLTIDQRSAPIVRNNRILQNRTGIVVGGSARPILRNNLIARNLETGLTAITTAQPDLGTASDPGNNIFEGNGQYDIHNATRGLRLNANGNQLAGKTKGELDLAGQTTVAALPSNAPPPIAAGGLTLPTPPQAEPPAPSRDPQPAAASPTLPVVTVPQSTAPVPPPAAGSGGRILPSAPPQPAGAQPQEFVAVPFTPDGSTTPAQPVEPAPATPVRQQSVAPLTDITTLLPPPARRQAGSSPTTPPVPVAAAPEPAVAPAESATRFRVLVTPKGSDDLQRLRQLVPEAVETVFNGRRVLQAGLYDSRSQAQSVLDRLLDAGFDAVAEMIFR
- a CDS encoding pentapeptide repeat-containing protein, giving the protein MTDEALAREGSSQELPLASLSSGRPLLNLLLLGIPALLLLLGQWAGQPALGWGAVLAWLGLAGWWGQPLWVQIGRDLWQWLTTWPSLGWAAAALGLAVMGGLVWSGAFSALGSLSWEAIGALGEVFGATGQILIALLAAYIAWRQYVISRDLTIQQNIITQQQTIDAYFEGISNLVLSPDGQLDDWPLERAIAAGRTAALLNGVDRFGKAKILRFLSTANLLSPLRRDEHLGRPILDGKGGYQRDRLNGIRVVNLGTMLEGADLHGTLLRGVDFSEASLERANLRDCDLSHTNLCGANLRNADLRGADLYRALLFVGSLQTASPAQPGKKPDFKSGAYAGAIVAGADFRRVRRLSPEQRAYLAAWGAKLDPEPPLPLNSSASRLDPGGETEPLPPPAEPPASRRP